A window of Eubacterium sp. 1001713B170207_170306_E7 contains these coding sequences:
- a CDS encoding HD domain-containing phosphohydrolase, producing MKKIGKTEIIRGGDAVQIVRKTLGLVDERLVNHGERVGYMLYQMLRDSERYSEEEALEIFNLGVFHDIGAYKTDEIDKMVKFEADNVWEHSIYGYLFLKYLSPLKEPAEAILFHHLNYDHYDKVDSAFKDIALMIKLTDRVDISMQGRGGVFDLEEITEGAGSRFDPAHVEMFLKANAKYHIIDQINSGGYEREITEIQSRLVLSPEDIDLYLQMLAYSIDFRSEYTVTHTVTTVGISVEIANLLGYTPEEKVRVYYGALLHDVGKIAIPLEILEYPGKLSPQAMKIMKTHVQISEDILRGAVADDICEIAVRHHEKLDGSGYHRGLKEADLSENQKIVAIADVLSALRQRRSYKEAFPKEKIIGVLEEQSEKGKLCPAICNLVIDRYDTVMANADSSCEAFLSVYDNLMLEYERIYNLVSKI from the coding sequence ATGAAAAAAATTGGGAAGACAGAGATTATCCGGGGCGGGGACGCGGTTCAGATCGTGAGAAAAACCCTCGGTCTGGTGGATGAGCGCCTTGTAAATCACGGAGAGCGGGTCGGCTACATGCTGTACCAGATGCTCAGGGACAGTGAACGCTACAGTGAGGAGGAAGCGCTTGAAATCTTTAACCTTGGCGTTTTTCATGATATCGGTGCGTACAAAACCGACGAGATTGACAAAATGGTCAAGTTTGAGGCAGACAATGTCTGGGAGCATTCAATTTACGGCTATCTTTTTTTAAAGTACCTGTCGCCTTTAAAGGAACCGGCGGAGGCGATCCTGTTTCATCACCTGAATTATGACCATTATGATAAGGTTGACAGCGCCTTTAAGGACATCGCCCTGATGATCAAGCTGACAGACCGGGTGGATATCAGCATGCAGGGCCGGGGCGGAGTTTTTGATCTGGAAGAAATTACCGAAGGCGCCGGCAGCCGGTTTGATCCGGCACATGTGGAGATGTTTTTAAAAGCCAACGCGAAATACCACATCATTGATCAGATAAACAGCGGCGGCTATGAGCGGGAAATCACGGAGATTCAGAGCAGGCTGGTGCTGTCGCCAGAGGACATCGACCTTTATCTTCAGATGCTGGCCTATTCCATTGACTTCAGGAGTGAGTACACGGTTACGCACACGGTGACCACGGTGGGAATCAGCGTTGAAATCGCGAATCTTCTGGGCTACACGCCCGAGGAAAAGGTGAGGGTCTATTACGGTGCGCTGCTCCACGATGTGGGTAAGATCGCCATTCCCCTTGAAATACTGGAATATCCCGGAAAGCTGAGCCCACAGGCCATGAAGATCATGAAAACTCATGTGCAGATTTCGGAGGATATTCTCAGAGGCGCTGTGGCCGACGATATCTGCGAGATCGCAGTGCGGCACCATGAAAAGCTGGACGGCTCCGGTTACCACAGAGGATTAAAGGAAGCCGACCTGAGTGAGAACCAGAAAATCGTAGCCATTGCCGATGTGCTCAGCGCGCTGCGGCAGCGCAGAAGCTACAAGGAGGCATTCCCAAAGGAAAAAATCATTGGGGTGCTGGAGGAACAGAGCGAAAAGGGAAAGCTCTGTCCGGCAATCTGTAATCTGGTGATCGACCGCTACGATACGGTGATGGCAAACGCGGACAGCAGCTGCGAGGCTTTTTTGAGCGTGTATGACAATCTGATGCTTGAATATGAGCGTATCTACAATCTGGTCAGTAAGATATGA
- the recQ gene encoding DNA helicase RecQ: MDHSSKQTVLKQYFGYDTFREGQEFLIDTILSGRDAVGVMPTGAGKSICFQVPALLMDGMTLVVSPLISLMKDQVGALTQSGVPAAFINSSLSSAEYREVLSDIRQGLCKILYIAPERLLAEGFLSFIREQDIAMLTVDEAHCVSQWGQDFRPSYLQIDRFVKSLDHRPILSAFTATATEQVRRDIVDLLDLKEPEVLVTGFDRKNLYFEVQKPAKKLDTLLAVLADHRDKSGIIYCATRKSVEEVCDKICAAGYPAVCYHAGLPDAVRKKNQDLFIYDEKPIVVATNAFGMGIDKSNVSFVVHYNMPGDMESYYQEAGRAGRDGEAADCILLYSGQDVRTQQFFIENAGRESGDPETDALLKQRDRQRLKDMTFYCHTNDCLRGYMLKYFGEEAPVCCDHCGNCQTQFEILDITIEAQKILSCIKRTGQRFGIKVVADTLRGSKNQRILSLGFDKLSTYSIMADVSEKRIRDIIHYLALEGFIHITDDEYPVMRFGPRARDVLFGGERIEMKLPKEKEPAPKTARGKTNAAAETLENPGLFERLRSLRGQLAAEQNVPAYVVFSNAALTDMCRRLPRSNSEFLEVSGVGKAKLERYGEAFLNEIQDWLEEQTQ; encoded by the coding sequence ATGGATCACAGCAGTAAACAGACCGTTTTAAAACAATACTTTGGCTACGACACCTTCCGGGAAGGACAGGAATTTCTCATCGACACGATCCTGTCCGGGCGGGATGCGGTGGGCGTCATGCCGACAGGCGCAGGAAAATCCATCTGCTTTCAGGTGCCTGCCCTGCTGATGGACGGTATGACACTGGTGGTCTCTCCCCTGATTTCCCTCATGAAAGACCAGGTCGGGGCCCTTACCCAGTCCGGTGTTCCCGCCGCCTTTATCAACAGCTCACTGAGCAGCGCTGAATACCGGGAGGTGCTCTCAGATATCCGCCAGGGCCTGTGTAAAATTCTCTACATTGCTCCGGAGCGCCTTTTGGCCGAGGGCTTTCTCAGCTTTATCCGCGAGCAGGATATTGCCATGCTCACAGTGGATGAAGCCCACTGCGTATCTCAGTGGGGTCAGGATTTCCGTCCCTCTTACCTTCAAATTGACCGTTTTGTCAAAAGTCTGGACCACCGTCCCATTCTCTCTGCCTTTACTGCCACCGCCACCGAGCAGGTGCGCCGCGATATTGTGGACCTTCTGGATTTGAAAGAACCCGAGGTGCTGGTGACAGGCTTTGACCGGAAAAACCTCTACTTTGAGGTTCAAAAGCCTGCTAAAAAGCTGGACACCCTCCTGGCTGTTCTGGCTGACCACCGGGATAAAAGCGGCATCATCTACTGCGCCACCCGCAAAAGCGTCGAGGAAGTCTGCGATAAAATCTGCGCTGCAGGTTATCCCGCAGTCTGCTATCACGCAGGCCTGCCCGACGCGGTGCGGAAGAAAAATCAGGATCTGTTCATCTATGATGAAAAGCCCATTGTAGTCGCCACAAACGCCTTTGGTATGGGCATTGACAAGTCCAACGTCTCCTTTGTGGTGCATTACAACATGCCTGGCGATATGGAAAGCTATTATCAGGAAGCCGGGCGGGCTGGCCGTGACGGCGAAGCCGCGGACTGTATCCTGCTGTACAGCGGACAGGATGTGCGGACTCAGCAGTTTTTTATCGAGAACGCTGGCCGGGAAAGCGGCGATCCCGAAACCGACGCGCTTTTAAAGCAGCGTGACCGCCAGCGGCTGAAGGACATGACCTTCTACTGCCATACCAACGACTGCCTAAGAGGCTATATGCTGAAATACTTTGGCGAAGAGGCTCCAGTCTGCTGCGACCACTGCGGAAACTGCCAGACCCAGTTTGAAATCCTGGACATCACCATTGAGGCCCAGAAGATTCTGTCCTGCATCAAGCGCACCGGGCAGCGCTTTGGCATTAAGGTGGTGGCGGATACCCTGCGCGGCAGTAAAAACCAGCGCATCCTCAGTCTCGGCTTTGATAAGCTCTCAACCTATAGCATCATGGCGGATGTCAGCGAAAAACGTATCCGGGATATCATCCATTACCTGGCGCTTGAGGGCTTTATCCACATCACCGATGACGAATACCCGGTCATGCGCTTTGGCCCCCGGGCCCGCGATGTGCTCTTCGGCGGCGAGCGCATTGAAATGAAGCTGCCAAAAGAAAAAGAACCTGCTCCCAAAACGGCCAGAGGCAAAACGAATGCCGCTGCCGAGACGCTGGAAAATCCCGGACTTTTCGAGCGCCTGCGCAGTCTGCGCGGTCAGCTTGCCGCCGAACAGAACGTTCCGGCCTATGTGGTCTTTTCAAACGCTGCTCTCACCGACATGTGCCGCCGCCTGCCGCGAAGCAACAGCGAATTTCTTGAGGTTTCCGGCGTGGGCAAAGCTAAGCTCGAGCGCTATGGCGAGGCCTTCCTCAATGAAATCCAGGACTGGCTTGAGGAACAGACACAATAA
- a CDS encoding TetM/TetW/TetO/TetS family tetracycline resistance ribosomal protection protein — MKLVLGILAHVDAGKTTFSEQLLYHTRAIRKPGRVDHQDAFMDHHPIERERGITIFSDQAVFEIGEDTFYLVDTPGHVDFSSETERSIQVMDAAVIVVSGVEGVQSHTETLWKLLRRYGVPTLVFINKTDREGADVPGVMKALERKCSSDCLLFTGHYEEGLMETALAEAVAERDEALLEVYLDEGYQPEVWQKALRRLFKETEIFPVFVGSALNDTGIEPFIKAMTELLHNEENPEEQPFSGQVYKILHDSAGSRLSFVKVTAGRLRVKDEVVTGEDREGRPVRQKINEIRIYSGGRYITVPEASPGDLCAVTGLSGTRPGDGIGENRYHADYATVPLLTARVIYDEGLNVRTVLEAFKELEDEDPMLEVLWSESLQEIHIHIMGAIQLEVLEEIVRERFGLAVRFGDCEILYKETIAAPVTGYGHFEPLRHYAEVHLRLEPAAPGAGIIFDSACSVDILDANYQNLIKTHVFEREHRGVLTGSPITDMRIVVVNGRAHLKHTEGGDFRQAVYRAIRQGLEQAESILLEPVYRFEIDVPSEAMGRVMSDVQKMAGRFEAPELWGDQAVITGFCPVASMMNYSQELLSFTKGRGLLRVSFSGYEPCHNAEAVILRIGYDKKHDVENTSDSVFCSHGAGFNVPWDQVEEYIHCK, encoded by the coding sequence ATGAAGCTTGTACTAGGAATTCTGGCCCATGTAGACGCCGGAAAAACGACCTTTTCGGAACAGCTGCTGTACCACACCCGGGCCATCAGGAAGCCTGGCCGCGTGGACCACCAGGACGCCTTTATGGACCATCATCCCATCGAACGTGAGCGGGGCATTACCATATTTTCGGATCAGGCAGTCTTTGAAATCGGGGAAGATACCTTTTATCTGGTGGATACCCCGGGGCATGTGGATTTTTCATCGGAAACCGAGCGCTCAATCCAGGTGATGGACGCGGCTGTGATTGTGGTATCCGGCGTGGAGGGAGTTCAGAGCCACACCGAAACGCTGTGGAAACTCCTGAGGCGCTATGGGGTGCCCACGCTGGTTTTTATCAATAAAACAGACCGGGAAGGTGCGGATGTGCCCGGAGTCATGAAAGCACTGGAAAGAAAATGCAGTTCGGACTGTCTGTTGTTTACCGGGCACTACGAGGAGGGCCTCATGGAGACCGCTCTGGCAGAGGCAGTAGCGGAAAGAGATGAAGCCCTGCTTGAGGTTTATCTGGATGAGGGATACCAGCCCGAAGTCTGGCAGAAAGCCCTGCGCCGGCTGTTTAAAGAGACAGAAATCTTTCCGGTTTTTGTTGGTTCTGCCTTAAACGATACGGGAATTGAGCCCTTTATCAAAGCGATGACAGAGCTGCTCCATAATGAAGAAAACCCGGAAGAGCAGCCCTTCAGCGGGCAGGTGTATAAGATACTTCATGACAGTGCGGGCAGTAGGCTGAGCTTTGTTAAGGTGACAGCGGGCAGGCTGCGGGTCAAGGATGAAGTGGTGACCGGTGAGGACAGGGAAGGTAGACCTGTCCGGCAGAAAATCAACGAAATCCGGATTTATAGCGGCGGACGGTACATCACGGTGCCAGAAGCGTCACCCGGCGATCTCTGTGCGGTAACAGGGCTCAGCGGCACCCGTCCTGGCGATGGCATAGGTGAAAACCGGTACCATGCCGACTACGCCACTGTGCCGCTGCTGACAGCGAGGGTCATCTATGATGAAGGCCTGAATGTAAGAACCGTGCTTGAGGCCTTTAAGGAGCTGGAGGACGAGGACCCCATGCTGGAGGTGCTCTGGAGTGAAAGCCTTCAGGAAATACATATCCACATTATGGGCGCGATTCAGCTGGAGGTGCTCGAGGAGATTGTGAGAGAACGCTTTGGACTGGCGGTCCGTTTTGGTGACTGTGAGATTCTCTACAAGGAGACCATCGCGGCTCCGGTGACTGGCTACGGTCATTTTGAGCCCCTTCGGCATTACGCAGAGGTACATTTGAGGCTGGAGCCCGCCGCGCCGGGTGCAGGCATTATTTTTGACAGCGCATGCTCTGTGGATATTCTGGACGCCAATTATCAGAATCTGATAAAAACCCATGTGTTTGAACGCGAGCACAGGGGTGTGCTGACCGGATCGCCCATTACAGATATGCGTATCGTTGTGGTTAACGGGCGGGCCCATCTCAAGCATACCGAGGGCGGCGATTTCAGGCAGGCAGTTTACCGCGCGATCCGCCAGGGGCTGGAGCAGGCAGAGTCCATTTTGCTGGAGCCGGTTTACCGGTTTGAGATCGACGTTCCGTCAGAGGCCATGGGGCGCGTTATGTCGGATGTCCAGAAAATGGCCGGGCGTTTTGAAGCGCCCGAGCTATGGGGTGACCAGGCTGTGATTACCGGTTTCTGTCCGGTGGCATCCATGATGAATTACAGTCAGGAGCTCCTGTCCTTCACCAAAGGCCGGGGACTGCTCAGGGTATCCTTTTCCGGTTATGAGCCCTGCCATAATGCGGAGGCGGTCATCCTGCGCATCGGTTATGACAAAAAGCACGATGTGGAGAACACCTCGGATTCGGTTTTCTGTTCTCACGGCGCGGGTTTTAACGTTCCCTGGGATCAGGTAGAGGAATATATTCATTGTAAATAA
- a CDS encoding response regulator transcription factor, with protein sequence MERTEILVVEDDREINSMLCEMLSAKGYAAEGVFTGMEGLARLRSGSYDLLILDLMLPYKSGDAVLQELRHFSDLPAIVISAKDTVQTKLDLFHLGADDYLTKPFDLDEVLVRVEAVLRRCGSRKSQSAPEVLSVGKLTLDTESKTAIVHDQELPLTAKEYSILELLMRYPHKVFSKANLFESVWNEEYACEDNTLNVHMSNLRNKLKAADPETEYIKTVWGMGYRMN encoded by the coding sequence ATGGAGCGAACGGAGATTTTAGTGGTCGAGGACGACCGGGAGATCAACAGCATGCTGTGTGAGATGCTGAGCGCAAAGGGCTACGCAGCAGAGGGAGTATTCACAGGTATGGAAGGGCTCGCCAGACTGAGAAGCGGAAGCTATGATCTGTTGATACTGGATTTGATGCTGCCCTATAAAAGCGGGGACGCAGTGCTGCAGGAGCTCAGGCACTTCTCTGATTTGCCGGCCATTGTCATCTCGGCCAAGGATACGGTACAGACCAAGCTTGATCTTTTCCACCTGGGGGCAGACGATTACCTGACCAAGCCCTTTGATCTGGACGAGGTACTGGTGCGGGTAGAGGCAGTTCTCAGGCGCTGTGGCAGCAGAAAAAGCCAGAGCGCGCCAGAGGTTCTGAGCGTCGGGAAGCTGACGCTGGATACAGAGTCAAAGACGGCCATCGTCCATGACCAGGAGCTGCCGCTGACCGCCAAGGAATACAGTATTCTGGAGCTTTTGATGCGCTATCCCCACAAGGTTTTTTCAAAGGCCAACCTTTTTGAGAGTGTCTGGAATGAGGAGTATGCCTGCGAGGACAATACCCTGAATGTGCACATGAGCAATCTCAGAAATAAACTGAAAGCCGCTGACCCGGAAACAGAGTATATCAAAACGGTCTGGGGCATGGGGTACCGGATGAACTGA
- a CDS encoding aspartate ammonia-lyase: MQERIEHDSIGALPVPVDAYYGVQTLRAKQNFYITGKQLHPDLIVSLVQVKKAAAMTNYETGELDKEIADAIIAACNDVISGKYHDQFIVDPIQGGAGTSSNMNANEVVANIAIEKLGGTKGDYSIVHPNDHVNMSQSTNDVYPTAGKITGLKLTQKLLFQMERLGEALKQKSIEFDDIIKVGRTQLQDAVPMRLGQAFNAYRSAIDRDTLRLKKTQNELCIVNMGGTAIGTAINANPEYLKRIPVNLKKTTSFNMVLAEDLIDATQNLDAFVSVSGALKAAAVTLSKMANDFRLLSSGPKTGFAEINLPAKQNGSSIMPGKINPVIPEVVSQVAFNVIGNDLTITMAAEAGQLELNAFEPVLFYNLFESIETLTNGIATFIDNCITGITANEDRCEELLEHSIVTVTALCPYIGYKEASDIAKESILSGKLVSQIVRERGLLSQEELETILDPTLMTEPMEEQQIS, from the coding sequence ATGCAGGAAAGAATTGAACACGATTCGATTGGAGCGCTTCCAGTTCCAGTCGACGCCTATTACGGTGTACAGACCTTAAGGGCAAAACAGAATTTTTACATTACCGGAAAGCAGCTCCATCCGGACCTGATCGTCAGCCTGGTACAGGTTAAAAAAGCTGCGGCCATGACGAATTATGAAACCGGTGAGTTAGATAAAGAAATCGCTGACGCCATCATCGCGGCGTGTAATGACGTGATTTCAGGAAAATACCATGATCAGTTCATCGTCGATCCCATTCAGGGAGGCGCGGGAACCTCCTCCAATATGAACGCCAACGAGGTAGTGGCAAACATCGCCATTGAAAAGCTTGGCGGCACAAAGGGAGATTACAGCATTGTCCACCCCAATGACCATGTGAATATGTCGCAGTCCACCAATGACGTGTACCCGACCGCGGGCAAGATTACGGGACTCAAGCTCACCCAGAAGCTGCTGTTCCAGATGGAACGTCTGGGAGAAGCCTTAAAGCAGAAATCCATTGAGTTTGATGATATTATAAAGGTTGGGCGCACCCAGCTTCAGGATGCGGTTCCCATGCGTTTGGGCCAGGCCTTTAATGCATACCGTTCCGCCATTGACCGAGATACCCTGCGGCTGAAAAAGACCCAGAATGAGCTCTGTATTGTCAATATGGGCGGCACTGCCATCGGTACGGCCATCAACGCCAATCCGGAATATCTAAAGCGGATTCCCGTGAACCTGAAAAAGACGACAAGCTTCAACATGGTGCTGGCAGAGGATTTGATTGACGCGACCCAGAACCTCGACGCCTTTGTTTCGGTTTCCGGCGCGCTGAAGGCAGCGGCGGTTACCCTGTCTAAAATGGCCAATGATTTCCGGCTGCTGTCCAGCGGCCCTAAAACCGGTTTTGCGGAGATCAACCTGCCGGCTAAGCAGAACGGCTCGTCCATTATGCCGGGCAAGATCAATCCGGTTATACCAGAGGTGGTTTCACAGGTGGCCTTTAACGTTATCGGCAATGACCTGACCATTACCATGGCGGCCGAAGCCGGACAGCTTGAGCTCAACGCCTTTGAGCCTGTGCTGTTCTATAACCTTTTTGAATCCATCGAGACCCTGACCAATGGCATTGCCACTTTTATCGACAACTGTATTACCGGCATTACCGCCAACGAGGACCGGTGTGAGGAGCTGCTTGAGCACAGCATCGTCACAGTTACGGCCCTTTGCCCGTATATCGGTTATAAGGAAGCCTCAGACATTGCCAAGGAATCGATCTTAAGCGGCAAGCTGGTTTCTCAGATTGTCAGGGAAAGGGGCCTGCTGAGCCAGGAAGAGCTGGAAACAATCCTTGACCCGACACTGATGACTGAGCCCATGGAGGAACAGCAGATATCATAA
- a CDS encoding DUF4256 domain-containing protein, translating to MTHLKKTLTPEQAKKLFNILQERFIKNMDRHKNLEWEKLRIKLEEHPEKLWSLNAMEETGGEPDVLGYDHETGRYIFYDCSEESPAGRRKLCYDQEALESRKANKPADSAVAAAAAMGIELLTEAQYAALQQKGAFDTKTSSWILTPAEIRKRGGALFCDRRYDHVFVYHNGAESYYAARGFRGRLTV from the coding sequence ATGACACATCTTAAAAAGACGCTTACGCCTGAACAGGCCAAAAAACTTTTTAATATATTACAGGAACGTTTCATAAAAAATATGGACCGCCACAAAAATCTTGAATGGGAAAAGCTGCGCATAAAGCTGGAAGAACATCCGGAAAAGCTGTGGTCCCTCAATGCCATGGAGGAAACCGGCGGCGAGCCGGATGTCCTCGGCTACGACCACGAAACCGGCCGCTACATTTTTTATGACTGCTCAGAAGAAAGCCCGGCCGGCCGCAGAAAGCTCTGCTATGATCAGGAGGCGCTGGAGAGCAGAAAGGCAAATAAGCCGGCCGACAGCGCCGTGGCAGCCGCGGCCGCCATGGGTATTGAGCTGCTGACAGAAGCGCAGTACGCCGCATTACAGCAGAAAGGCGCATTTGACACTAAAACCTCCAGCTGGATTCTGACACCGGCGGAAATAAGAAAGCGCGGCGGCGCTCTGTTCTGCGACAGGCGTTATGACCATGTTTTTGTTTACCATAACGGCGCAGAATCCTATTATGCAGCCAGGGGCTTCCGGGGACGGCTAACCGTATAG
- a CDS encoding AzlC family ABC transporter permease, producing the protein MRIKALRASLPFTIPICVGFLFLGMSYGLLMRSMGFSFIYPTLMSLFIFAGSMEFVTVNLLLSAFNPLYAFFLTLMVNARHLFYGLSMLEKYKNCGWKKLYLIFGMCDESFSINCTVTPPPGIDRGWFMFFVTLLNHIYWVSGAMLGSLLGYIIRFDTEGIEFVMTALFVVMLINQWEETDNHQPALVGIGCSLVCLLFFGSQSFMLPSMAAIILCFSLSRERRKRKKEAL; encoded by the coding sequence ATGAGGATAAAGGCACTGAGGGCGTCCCTGCCGTTTACCATACCGATTTGTGTGGGGTTTTTGTTTCTGGGAATGTCCTATGGGCTTCTGATGAGGAGCATGGGTTTTTCATTCATTTATCCAACGCTCATGAGCCTGTTTATTTTTGCGGGCTCCATGGAATTTGTCACGGTTAATCTGCTGCTGTCAGCTTTTAATCCGCTTTATGCCTTTTTCCTGACGCTTATGGTAAACGCCAGACATCTGTTTTACGGCCTATCCATGCTGGAAAAATATAAGAACTGCGGCTGGAAAAAACTCTATCTGATCTTTGGGATGTGCGATGAATCCTTTTCCATTAACTGCACAGTAACACCGCCGCCGGGAATTGACCGCGGCTGGTTCATGTTTTTTGTGACCCTGCTCAACCATATTTACTGGGTGTCAGGCGCAATGCTGGGCAGCCTTCTGGGCTACATCATCCGCTTTGATACGGAAGGGATCGAGTTTGTCATGACGGCGCTGTTTGTGGTTATGCTCATCAACCAGTGGGAGGAAACCGACAATCATCAGCCCGCCCTTGTCGGGATTGGCTGTTCGCTGGTCTGCCTGCTTTTCTTCGGCAGCCAGAGCTTTATGCTGCCGTCAATGGCGGCCATTATTCTCTGCTTTTCATTAAGCCGGGAGAGAAGAAAAAGAAAAAAGGAGGCCCTGTGA
- a CDS encoding XRE family transcriptional regulator: MELGKIIAFNLRELRNERNLSLGQLSKESGISKAMLSDIEKGSSNPTINTIWKIANGLKVPYTRLIEGVEKEAAVIRRSEPEAQTGETGAYRVYCYYKTTPVRNFELFYVELDAGASNKSIGHSEKAQEYIYIINGELVLDTESGDYTLQEGDSMVFDSSISHTYINRQDTLLRFMVINYYPH, encoded by the coding sequence ATGGAATTAGGCAAAATCATTGCATTTAATCTCAGAGAGCTGCGAAATGAGCGCAATTTAAGCCTTGGCCAGCTCTCAAAAGAATCGGGTATCAGCAAAGCCATGCTCTCAGATATTGAAAAGGGCAGCAGCAACCCTACCATCAACACCATCTGGAAAATCGCCAACGGGCTGAAGGTACCGTACACAAGGCTGATCGAAGGCGTTGAAAAAGAGGCCGCGGTGATCCGAAGATCCGAGCCCGAGGCCCAGACCGGAGAAACCGGCGCGTACCGTGTCTACTGTTATTATAAAACCACCCCGGTACGAAACTTTGAGCTGTTTTACGTGGAGCTGGACGCCGGGGCCTCCAACAAATCCATCGGGCATTCCGAAAAGGCCCAGGAATATATTTACATTATCAATGGCGAGCTTGTCCTTGACACCGAAAGCGGCGATTACACGCTGCAGGAGGGAGATTCCATGGTTTTTGACTCCTCCATCAGCCACACCTATATCAACCGGCAGGACACGCTTTTAAGATTTATGGTCATTAACTATTATCCCCATTAG
- a CDS encoding D-isomer specific 2-hydroxyacid dehydrogenase family protein yields the protein MLKIAAFEVRKDEIEDFKKAAEKYGVELVFTSRPLNVETFDFAEGCTAVTSLGHSRIDRVILNLMRDAGIRFYCTRTVGYNHINLEYARELGIRICNVSYPPTGVAEYTVMLMLMSLRKYKQAMFRGNVNDYSLDGLEGRELKNMTVGVVGTGRIGRTVIEILQGFGCRILAYDAYPNGSVADMAKYVELDTLYAESDVITLHTPLLETTYHMINRESIAKMKDGVVLINCARGSLMDVGDVIDGIEKRKFGALGLDVIEHEDGIYHVNHTVDIISNRDMAYIRQFPHVTMTQHMAFYTEEAVRSMVCGAVKNLKDLNKTGSSPFELF from the coding sequence ATGCTGAAAATTGCTGCCTTTGAAGTACGAAAGGACGAGATCGAGGATTTTAAGAAAGCTGCTGAAAAATATGGCGTAGAGCTGGTTTTTACAAGCAGGCCGTTGAATGTGGAGACCTTTGATTTTGCCGAGGGCTGCACCGCCGTGACAAGCCTTGGACACAGCCGCATCGACCGTGTGATTTTAAATCTTATGCGGGACGCGGGAATTCGGTTTTACTGTACCCGCACCGTGGGCTACAATCACATTAATCTGGAATACGCCAGGGAGCTGGGCATCCGAATCTGTAATGTCAGCTACCCGCCGACCGGCGTTGCCGAGTATACCGTCATGCTGATGCTCATGTCCTTAAGAAAGTATAAGCAGGCCATGTTCCGGGGGAATGTCAATGATTATTCGCTGGATGGGCTGGAGGGACGCGAGCTCAAAAACATGACCGTGGGTGTTGTGGGAACCGGACGCATCGGCCGGACAGTCATCGAGATTCTGCAGGGCTTCGGCTGCCGGATTCTCGCTTACGACGCTTATCCAAACGGCTCTGTGGCCGATATGGCAAAATATGTGGAGCTGGATACCCTATACGCTGAAAGCGACGTGATCACTCTGCACACGCCACTGCTGGAAACCACCTATCATATGATCAACCGGGAAAGCATTGCGAAAATGAAGGACGGCGTGGTGCTCATCAACTGCGCCAGAGGATCCCTGATGGATGTGGGAGATGTGATTGACGGTATCGAAAAAAGAAAATTTGGCGCGCTGGGTCTGGATGTCATTGAGCATGAGGATGGCATCTATCATGTCAATCATACCGTTGATATTATCAGCAATCGCGATATGGCCTATATCCGCCAGTTTCCGCATGTTACCATGACCCAGCACATGGCCTTTTATACTGAGGAGGCTGTCCGCAGCATGGTCTGCGGTGCGGTGAAAAACCTGAAGGATCTGAATAAAACCGGAAGCAGTCCCTTTGAACTGTTTTAG
- a CDS encoding branched-chain amino acid transporter permease has product MTTAQSIITILVVVFGTVLTRAVPFLVFPDGKTPPAYIRYLGTVLPYAVIGLLVVYCLKDAFGSSFHGLPELIAILCIAALHKWKKNTLLSIGAGTVIYMLLVQTLF; this is encoded by the coding sequence ATGACCACCGCGCAAAGTATCATCACGATTCTGGTCGTTGTATTCGGGACTGTATTAACCCGTGCGGTGCCGTTTCTGGTTTTTCCTGACGGCAAGACTCCGCCGGCCTATATCCGGTATCTGGGAACCGTGCTTCCCTACGCGGTGATCGGCCTGCTGGTCGTCTACTGTCTCAAGGATGCCTTTGGCAGCAGCTTCCACGGCCTTCCTGAGCTGATCGCCATCCTCTGCATTGCAGCGCTTCACAAATGGAAGAAAAATACTCTTTTGAGCATTGGCGCCGGAACCGTCATTTATATGCTTCTGGTGCAGACTTTATTTTAG